A single Paenibacillus sp. FSL R5-0517 DNA region contains:
- the purL gene encoding phosphoribosylformylglycinamidine synthase subunit PurL, with protein MTQQLSAKEPTAEQVAEHKLYAQMGVSDSEYELICEFMGRKPNYTEIGVFSVMWSEHCAYKNSKPLLRRFPTTGPRVLMGPGEGAGIVDIGDNQAVVFKIESHNHPSAVEPYQGAATGVGGIIRDIFSMGARPVALLNSLRFGKLESDRVKYLFEHVVAGIAGYGNCIGIPTVAGEVMFDESYEGNPLVNAMCVGLIDHDKIQRGVAKGVGNPVYYVGPPTGRDGIHGATFASVELTEESESQRTAVQVGDPFMEKLVMESCLELIDTGIVLGIQDMGAAGLTCSSAEMASKAGNGLELYLDQVPQREEGMTPYEMMLSESQERMLFVVEPKDEAQAMEIFERWGVICAKVGKVTDDGRLKLIHHGEVVGDMPVTALVDECPVYDKPSSVPAYYEQSASIDTLRYDEVSDLGGALKQVLASPTVASKKWVYDQYDYMVRTSTAVRPGSDAAVVTIRGTRKGLAMTTDCNGRYVYLDPEVGGRIAVSEAARNIVCSGAEPLAITDNLNFGNPEKPDIFWQMEKAVDGMAEACRVLDTPVIGGNVSLYNENAKGSIYPTPVVGMVGLVHDTDHITTQAFKSEGDVIILLGETKAELGGSELQYAVHGQTEGRPPELNLQTEKALLSTVLEAIQSGLVRSAHDLSEGGLAVALAESCISGNVGAQVNVETALRADHALFSESQSRILLSATPEQAGKLEAFVRERGVPVAVIGRVEGSNLTIELNGTSAVSEPVGGLAQVWEDAIPCLMN; from the coding sequence ATGACGCAGCAGCTATCCGCTAAGGAACCGACAGCAGAACAGGTCGCAGAACATAAACTTTACGCACAAATGGGCGTATCTGACAGCGAGTATGAGCTGATCTGTGAGTTCATGGGGCGCAAGCCAAACTACACAGAAATTGGTGTGTTCAGTGTAATGTGGTCCGAGCACTGTGCTTATAAAAACTCCAAGCCATTGCTGCGCCGTTTCCCAACCACTGGACCACGTGTCCTGATGGGACCTGGTGAAGGTGCTGGTATCGTGGATATCGGTGATAACCAGGCTGTTGTATTCAAAATTGAAAGCCATAACCATCCTTCCGCGGTTGAGCCTTATCAAGGTGCGGCAACAGGTGTGGGCGGCATTATCCGTGATATTTTCTCCATGGGCGCAAGACCGGTTGCATTACTGAACTCCCTTCGTTTTGGCAAGCTGGAGAGCGATCGCGTTAAATATTTGTTCGAACATGTTGTAGCGGGTATTGCTGGATACGGTAACTGTATCGGTATTCCTACCGTTGCAGGCGAAGTGATGTTTGATGAGAGCTATGAAGGCAATCCGCTGGTTAACGCGATGTGTGTGGGTCTGATTGATCATGACAAAATTCAGCGCGGCGTAGCTAAAGGTGTAGGGAACCCGGTTTATTATGTAGGGCCACCAACAGGCCGAGATGGTATTCATGGAGCAACCTTTGCATCGGTTGAACTGACGGAAGAATCCGAGTCCCAACGGACAGCGGTTCAGGTCGGTGACCCGTTTATGGAGAAACTGGTCATGGAATCCTGTCTGGAATTGATCGACACGGGCATCGTGCTCGGAATTCAAGATATGGGTGCTGCGGGTCTGACATGTTCGAGTGCAGAGATGGCAAGTAAAGCGGGTAACGGTCTGGAATTGTATCTGGATCAGGTACCACAACGTGAAGAAGGCATGACGCCTTACGAGATGATGTTGTCTGAGTCCCAAGAACGCATGTTGTTCGTCGTTGAGCCGAAGGATGAGGCACAGGCGATGGAAATCTTTGAACGTTGGGGCGTAATCTGTGCCAAAGTTGGTAAAGTAACGGATGATGGTCGTCTGAAATTGATCCACCACGGCGAAGTGGTTGGAGATATGCCAGTAACGGCACTGGTTGACGAATGTCCAGTCTATGACAAACCTTCTTCTGTACCTGCTTATTATGAGCAAAGTGCTTCCATCGACACGCTTCGTTACGACGAAGTGTCGGATCTCGGTGGAGCGCTGAAACAAGTGCTGGCTTCACCAACCGTAGCGAGTAAAAAATGGGTGTATGATCAATACGATTACATGGTGCGTACAAGTACTGCCGTTCGTCCAGGGTCGGATGCTGCCGTAGTTACGATTCGTGGCACACGCAAAGGTCTCGCAATGACAACGGACTGTAATGGACGTTATGTGTATCTTGATCCTGAAGTTGGTGGACGGATTGCCGTAAGTGAAGCTGCGCGTAACATTGTATGTTCTGGTGCTGAGCCACTGGCGATCACGGACAACCTGAACTTCGGTAACCCGGAGAAGCCGGATATTTTCTGGCAAATGGAGAAAGCGGTAGACGGTATGGCAGAAGCTTGCCGTGTGCTGGATACGCCGGTCATCGGTGGTAATGTAAGTCTGTATAATGAAAACGCCAAAGGCTCCATCTATCCAACGCCAGTTGTCGGTATGGTAGGTCTCGTTCATGATACGGATCATATCACGACACAAGCATTCAAATCCGAAGGTGATGTTATCATCCTCCTCGGTGAGACCAAAGCTGAACTCGGCGGCAGCGAGCTGCAATACGCGGTTCATGGTCAGACGGAAGGTCGTCCGCCAGAACTGAACTTGCAAACGGAAAAAGCGTTGCTCAGCACCGTGCTGGAAGCTATTCAATCCGGTCTTGTTCGCTCGGCACATGACTTGTCTGAAGGTGGCCTGGCTGTAGCACTCGCAGAATCTTGTATCAGCGGTAATGTAGGCGCACAGGTGAATGTGGAGACTGCACTGCGTGCAGATCACGCCCTGTTCAGTGAGAGCCAATCCCGTATCTTGTTGTCGGCTACGCCAGAGCAAGCGGGTAAACTTGAAGCATTTGTACGTGAGCGTGGTGTACCTGTAGCTGTGATTGGACGTGTAGAAGGAAGTAACCTGACGATTGAACTGAACGGAACATCAGCCGTGAGCGAACCTGTAGGAGGTTTGGCTCAGGTCTGGGAGGATGCGATTCCATGTCTCATGAACTGA
- the purF gene encoding amidophosphoribosyltransferase translates to MSHELMTGPLWTGDYYNEGSGKEGLDKLKEECGVFGVFRHPDAASLSYYGLHALQHRGEESAGMCVSDGSQFNYHRGMGLVKEVFTKDLMQTLTGDISIGHVRYSTSGDSKLTNAQPLVFKYRDGDLAVATNGNIVNAPTIRRELEQSGSIFQTTSDTEVIAHLIARSSKGLVEAAKEAFQRIVGGYAFLIMTNDKLLVASDPHGLRPLTMGKLGDAYLFASETCALETIGAELIRDIEPGELLVLDADGLHEDRFDHHKHRKALCAMEYIYFARPDSDMNGANQHAARKRMGSRMAIESFVDADLVTGVPDSSISAAIGYAEQTGIPYEMGMIKNKYTGRTFIQPSQELREQGVKMKLSAVRRVVEGKRVVMIDDSIVRGTTSRRIVNMLRDAGATEVHVRITSPPFKNPCFYGIDTPDSRELIASQLSVEEICREINADSLSFLSPDGLIASIQGDNQDDPKGGLCLACFDNDYPTRLDFGGEEKFGCSC, encoded by the coding sequence ATGTCTCATGAACTGATGACAGGACCGTTGTGGACAGGCGATTATTATAATGAAGGGTCCGGCAAGGAAGGACTCGACAAATTGAAGGAAGAATGCGGCGTGTTCGGGGTGTTCAGACACCCTGACGCGGCTTCGCTCTCCTATTATGGACTGCATGCGCTGCAACATCGGGGCGAAGAAAGTGCGGGCATGTGTGTGAGTGATGGCAGCCAGTTTAACTATCATCGTGGCATGGGTCTGGTGAAAGAAGTATTCACCAAAGACCTGATGCAGACGTTAACCGGGGATATTTCCATTGGGCATGTCCGGTATTCAACAAGCGGTGACAGTAAACTGACGAATGCACAGCCATTGGTGTTTAAATACCGTGATGGCGATCTGGCAGTAGCGACCAACGGTAACATTGTAAATGCACCAACGATCCGGCGTGAGCTGGAGCAGAGCGGTTCCATTTTCCAAACAACAAGTGATACCGAGGTTATTGCGCATCTGATTGCACGTTCCTCCAAAGGGCTTGTGGAAGCAGCAAAAGAGGCATTCCAGCGCATTGTCGGCGGTTATGCGTTTCTGATCATGACCAACGACAAGTTGCTCGTGGCTTCCGATCCACACGGACTACGTCCGCTGACGATGGGTAAGCTGGGAGATGCGTATCTGTTTGCATCCGAGACTTGTGCACTGGAAACAATCGGCGCAGAGTTAATTCGTGATATTGAACCCGGTGAACTGCTTGTACTGGATGCCGATGGTCTGCACGAAGATCGCTTTGATCATCACAAACACCGCAAGGCATTATGTGCGATGGAATATATATATTTTGCACGTCCAGATAGTGATATGAATGGTGCGAATCAGCATGCTGCCCGTAAACGGATGGGAAGCCGGATGGCGATTGAGTCGTTTGTAGATGCGGACTTGGTTACGGGGGTACCAGATTCCAGTATCTCAGCGGCCATTGGTTATGCGGAGCAAACGGGTATTCCGTATGAGATGGGTATGATTAAGAACAAATACACCGGACGTACGTTTATCCAACCAAGCCAGGAATTGCGGGAGCAGGGCGTGAAGATGAAGCTGAGCGCTGTGCGTCGTGTTGTCGAAGGCAAACGTGTGGTCATGATTGACGACTCGATTGTACGGGGAACGACCTCCCGCCGGATCGTGAACATGCTGCGTGATGCAGGAGCAACGGAAGTTCATGTACGCATTACATCGCCACCTTTCAAAAACCCTTGTTTCTATGGCATCGATACACCGGACAGCCGCGAATTGATCGCTTCACAGCTGTCGGTGGAAGAGATCTGCCGTGAAATTAATGCGGATTCTCTGTCGTTCCTCAGTCCGGATGGACTGATTGCATCCATTCAGGGAGATAATCAGGATGATCCCAAGGGCGGACTTTGCCTCGCATGTTTTGATAATGATTACCCAACCCGTCTCGACTTTGGCGGCGAAGAGAAATTCGGCTGCAGCTGTTAA
- a CDS encoding immunity 26/phosphotriesterase HocA family protein, with translation MRMRKSYNEGDVFLIPMKDGRFAVCQVVCALKGRFKKAFSFGVMSIQRDETVSLEDGEFLFYSFGKRRSNIIFTSPANIRNGSWRIVGNTPLTPEKEKLKVFQCAGHLYCGDEYIRNLPIEEYSQFNTLGVAGFELVQNHLLEMEQG, from the coding sequence ATGCGGATGAGAAAGAGTTATAACGAAGGTGACGTGTTCCTGATTCCGATGAAGGACGGCCGATTTGCGGTATGCCAGGTGGTATGCGCACTTAAAGGCCGTTTCAAAAAGGCATTTTCGTTCGGCGTGATGAGCATTCAGCGTGACGAAACCGTAAGTTTGGAAGATGGCGAATTTCTCTTCTATTCCTTTGGGAAGCGTAGAAGCAACATCATATTTACTTCTCCGGCCAATATCCGAAACGGATCGTGGAGGATCGTGGGTAACACACCTTTGACGCCCGAAAAGGAAAAGCTGAAAGTGTTTCAGTGTGCCGGACATTTATACTGCGGTGATGAGTACATTCGTAACCTCCCGATAGAAGAGTATAGTCAGTTTAATACGCTCGGCGTAGCCGGATTTGAATTGGTACAAAACCATCTGTTAGAGATGGAGCAAGGATAG
- the purM gene encoding phosphoribosylformylglycinamidine cyclo-ligase translates to MSEAYKKAGVDIAAGNEAVERMKKHVKRTFRPEVMTDLGGFGALFGLNKDKYDEPVLVSGTDGVGTKLKIAFAMDRHDTIGIDAVAMCVNDIVVQGAEPLFFLDYLACDKVIPEKIEAIVAGIAEGCHQSGCALIGGETAEMPGMYSEGEYDIAGFTVGIVDKAKIINGTTITPGDTVIGLASSGVHSNGFSLVRRLLLEDAGLDLHDEVAELGGKLGDSLLEPTKIYVKPLLSLLEKVKVKGMAHITGGGFIENIPRMLPSNVNVDINYGSWPIQPIFNLLQEKGSVSNRDMFTTFNMGVGLVLVVNEADATEALQQLKASGEEAYIIGRVTEGDARVTFTGADV, encoded by the coding sequence GTGTCCGAAGCATATAAAAAGGCCGGCGTCGATATCGCGGCAGGTAATGAAGCGGTTGAACGGATGAAAAAACACGTGAAGCGTACCTTCCGTCCGGAAGTGATGACAGATCTGGGTGGATTCGGTGCCCTGTTCGGTTTGAACAAAGATAAATACGATGAGCCAGTGCTTGTATCCGGTACGGATGGCGTAGGTACCAAGCTGAAGATTGCATTTGCGATGGATCGTCATGACACGATCGGAATCGACGCGGTAGCCATGTGTGTGAACGACATTGTGGTACAGGGTGCAGAACCACTCTTCTTCCTTGACTATCTGGCATGTGACAAAGTTATCCCTGAGAAGATCGAAGCTATTGTTGCGGGTATCGCTGAAGGCTGTCACCAATCGGGTTGTGCGCTGATTGGTGGCGAGACGGCAGAGATGCCGGGCATGTACAGTGAAGGCGAATACGATATTGCCGGATTCACGGTAGGTATCGTGGACAAAGCGAAGATCATCAACGGCACAACCATCACCCCTGGCGACACTGTGATTGGATTGGCCTCTAGCGGTGTACACAGTAACGGATTCTCGCTGGTACGCAGACTTTTGTTGGAAGATGCGGGACTTGATCTGCATGATGAAGTAGCGGAACTGGGCGGTAAGCTGGGGGATTCCCTGCTGGAACCTACGAAAATCTATGTTAAACCCCTGTTGTCCCTGCTGGAAAAGGTAAAAGTAAAAGGCATGGCACACATTACAGGTGGTGGCTTCATCGAGAATATCCCACGTATGTTGCCGAGCAACGTGAATGTGGATATTAACTACGGCTCTTGGCCGATCCAGCCGATTTTCAACCTGTTACAGGAAAAAGGATCTGTCTCGAACCGTGACATGTTCACCACCTTTAACATGGGTGTTGGGCTTGTACTGGTCGTTAATGAAGCAGATGCAACGGAAGCACTGCAACAACTGAAAGCATCTGGTGAAGAAGCGTACATCATTGGACGTGTTACTGAAGGAGACGCGCGAGTAACCTTCACGGGAGCGGATGTTTAA
- the purN gene encoding phosphoribosylglycinamide formyltransferase — protein MANYRIAVFASGEGTNFQSLVDAVRNGGLNASVDLLVCDKPSARVVQRAQDAGVDCHLFTPKNYASREAYEAEIVEVLESKEIDLVVLAGYMRLLTSVVVDRYAGRLVNIHPSLLPAFAGKDAIGQALEYGVKVTGVTVHFVDGGMDTGPIIAQHPVPILPEDTPETISKAIHAAEQQLYPEVVSWFAQGLVQLDGRHVTVNKPV, from the coding sequence ATGGCGAACTACCGCATAGCTGTATTTGCCTCGGGTGAAGGGACTAACTTTCAGTCATTGGTCGATGCAGTACGGAACGGTGGGCTGAATGCATCCGTAGATCTGCTCGTGTGTGATAAACCGTCTGCACGTGTTGTGCAGCGGGCACAGGATGCAGGCGTGGATTGTCATCTGTTTACTCCGAAAAATTATGCTTCCCGTGAAGCCTATGAGGCTGAGATCGTGGAAGTGCTAGAATCCAAAGAGATCGACTTGGTCGTTCTTGCCGGATATATGAGATTGTTGACTTCGGTTGTGGTGGATCGTTACGCAGGGCGGTTGGTTAACATTCATCCGTCCTTGCTGCCGGCATTTGCAGGCAAGGATGCGATTGGACAAGCACTTGAGTATGGTGTGAAAGTGACGGGTGTGACTGTGCATTTCGTAGATGGAGGTATGGATACTGGCCCGATTATTGCCCAGCATCCGGTTCCCATTCTGCCAGAGGATACGCCTGAAACGATCAGCAAAGCCATTCATGCGGCCGAACAGCAGCTATATCCTGAAGTGGTATCTTGGTTCGCTCAAGGGCTGGTTCAATTGGATGGGCGTCACGTCACTGTTAACAAACCGGTTTGA
- the purH gene encoding bifunctional phosphoribosylaminoimidazolecarboxamide formyltransferase/IMP cyclohydrolase encodes MSIKRALVSVWDKTGIVDFCRELSQMGVEIISTGGTSSLLSKEGVPVIGISDVTGFPEIMDGRVKTLHPAVHGGLLAVRDSEEHKRQMEENGLDYIDLVVVNLYPFQDTIAKPDVTYEDAIENIDIGGPTMLRSAAKNHAFVSVVVDTADYGQVLEEVRSNGDTTLETRKRLAAKVFRHTAAYDAVISDYLSNLNGDPLPERLTVTYEKLQDLRYGENPHQQAAFYRKPLAAQDTLTTAEQLHGKELSYNNINDANAALQIVKEFEEPAVVAVKHMNPCGVGIGASIYEAYSKAYAADPTSIFGGIVAANRIIDSDTAGKLSEIFLEIVLAPDFTQEALDILTKKKNIRLLKTGELNAARKRESQFVVTSIDGGMIVQQSDVHSIEASELNVVTDRAPSEEELKQLLFGWKVVKHVKSNAIVLASNDMTVGVGAGQMNRVGAAKIAIEQAGEQAKGAILASDAFFPMGDTLELAAKAGITAVIQPGGSIKDEESIKVANEYGIAMVFTGVRHFKH; translated from the coding sequence GTGAGTATCAAAAGAGCGTTGGTCAGCGTATGGGATAAAACAGGCATCGTGGACTTTTGCCGCGAGCTGTCGCAAATGGGTGTGGAGATTATTTCGACAGGAGGTACAAGCAGCCTGTTGTCGAAGGAAGGCGTACCTGTCATCGGAATTTCGGATGTGACCGGATTCCCGGAAATTATGGACGGACGTGTCAAAACATTGCATCCGGCAGTGCATGGTGGGTTGCTGGCTGTTCGTGACAGCGAAGAGCATAAGCGCCAGATGGAAGAGAACGGACTGGATTATATCGACCTCGTTGTCGTGAACCTGTATCCCTTCCAAGATACTATCGCCAAGCCGGACGTAACATACGAAGACGCGATCGAGAACATTGATATCGGTGGTCCTACCATGCTTCGTTCTGCTGCCAAAAACCATGCTTTTGTTAGTGTCGTTGTTGACACAGCAGATTATGGGCAGGTGCTTGAAGAAGTTCGCAGCAATGGAGATACCACTCTCGAAACACGCAAACGGCTTGCGGCAAAAGTGTTCCGCCATACAGCGGCTTACGATGCAGTTATTTCTGACTATCTCTCCAACCTGAATGGTGATCCATTACCAGAGCGTCTGACGGTTACTTACGAAAAACTCCAGGATTTGCGTTACGGCGAAAATCCACACCAGCAGGCGGCATTCTACCGCAAACCGCTGGCTGCTCAAGATACGTTGACAACAGCCGAGCAATTGCATGGCAAAGAGTTGTCTTACAATAACATCAACGATGCAAACGCAGCATTGCAGATTGTGAAAGAATTTGAAGAGCCTGCGGTTGTCGCGGTTAAACATATGAACCCATGCGGCGTAGGCATTGGCGCAAGTATCTATGAAGCTTACAGCAAGGCATATGCTGCAGATCCAACGTCCATCTTTGGTGGAATTGTGGCAGCCAACCGCATTATCGATAGCGATACAGCGGGCAAATTGAGCGAGATTTTCCTGGAAATCGTGCTTGCTCCTGACTTTACGCAAGAGGCACTCGATATCCTGACGAAGAAGAAAAACATTCGTTTGCTCAAAACGGGTGAACTGAACGCTGCTCGTAAACGGGAGAGCCAATTCGTGGTAACTTCCATCGACGGTGGTATGATCGTACAACAGTCCGATGTACATTCCATCGAAGCGAGCGAACTGAACGTGGTAACGGATCGTGCACCATCGGAAGAAGAACTGAAACAGCTGTTGTTTGGCTGGAAAGTAGTTAAACACGTGAAATCCAACGCGATTGTACTAGCTTCGAATGACATGACAGTAGGTGTGGGCGCTGGACAAATGAATCGTGTGGGTGCAGCCAAAATTGCGATTGAGCAAGCTGGCGAGCAAGCAAAAGGTGCTATTCTGGCATCGGATGCGTTCTTCCCAATGGGGGATACGCTGGAACTGGCAGCAAAAGCCGGCATTACAGCGGTAATTCAACCTGGCGGTTCGATCAAAGATGAAGAATCCATCAAAGTAGCCAATGAATACGGAATTGCCATGGTCTTCACAGGCGTTCGTCACTTCAAACACTAG